In Euphorbia lathyris chromosome 2, ddEupLath1.1, whole genome shotgun sequence, the sequence tttggagatctcttgcgtttgaagggttgagtgacataccagttactgctccagtatatgctgacgggtctgaggatcaccggttttttcactctcttgtggaaaaggttgaaaaattagatccttcaatggtgcgtagcatatcgatgatgattcatgatcagataaacccggaacaaagtggcttcaaagaacctgaggtcaaagacactgttaggggtagaccaaagggaaaTTCATCAACGAAACGAAATCTGAGTGCATGggtgtaacgacccggtccggagtgggtggcgccggggtaagaaggcctgagcaaggagcggccctaagggatggcgatgggggcaggaatgaaccgaatcccacatcggaaatggagagggagtgattggggcttattagtaagatgtgaatccaatacatgcagacgcgttttaaagccgtgaggcccaatgtgttggaattgggccagagcggacaatatctacatggtattggaacaaggtgttacaattggtatcagagccgactctccacgtacgatgtgtggttcggggacgaaccaggcggaagctggtgggcctgtaacgacccggtccggagtgggtggcgccggggtaagaaggcctgagcaaggagcggccctaagggatggcgatgggggcaggaatgaaccgaatcccacatcggaaatggagagggagtgattggggcttattagtaagatgtgaatccaatacatgcagacgcgttttaaagccttgaggcccaatgtgttggaattgggccagagcggacagtatctacatggtattggaacaatgtgttacaattggtatcagagccgactctccacgcacgatgtgtggttcggggacgaaccaggcagaagctggtgggcctgtaacgacccggtccggagtgggtggcgccggggtaagaaggcctgagcaaggagcggccctaagggatggagatgggggcaggaatgaaccgaatcccacatcagagagggagagggagtgattggggcttattagtaagatgtgaatccaatacatgcagacgcgttttaaagccgtgaggcccaatgtgttggaattgggccagagcggacaatatctacatggtattggatcagggtgttacaatgGGAGTACAGTCAACGAGGTCGAGCACGGTCAtcaggttcgaggagtagtcgtagtcgaggccgttcctcatcctcatctgtgcataacagccagatgccgggtatattttattttattaatatatatgtttaagttaaagtaaatatattttttattgatgaatttcatatttaatattttcagtcggatttgatgcggatatctccggttaccaccatttacatcgggttcaaggtctcatcgtaccatttattactggataccatgatgttgtagcatatggtaactgtggatttcgtattttagccgatgccatcatctataaccaagaggagtggaagctgatgagagtgctcatagagaatgagatgcgggcaaaccgtgatctgtatTTGCCAATGTACGGGAATGGatttgatgctgccctcacacgtattaaatgggcaggagcaggttgtggtgagtcccactggatggtgagtccggatgacttatatgctgctgcatctgtattAAATGCAGTAATATTCCTTTTTACTACACAACAGTTAGGATGTCgcactatactgccgatgcgttcggatgatggaagaccaccagagcgagagattgtgatttgtcatttggggagttatcatAACTACATACGTCTTCATTTACATCCTAcatttccagtgcctcccattgccatCCAATGACGTTTATTTCGTCATCCGAGTGTTCATCACTTTGACAATCTATACGCTGAAAGAAgagaggcttggactagattatattagttttatatgttgtaattaataatatttattcattaacttatattattgttactgattttagttaaaattgtatggtatttttaggttttaagtacaattatgtagttacgggtttaacggcctatttacgggtttaacggcctatttactcGTTTAGAATGCTATTTTTTTGCCAATTCGACACACGGACGTGTGGCTGTCACGCCTCACCgtctggtcgggcgtgatagccacacgcctcaccgaGTGGTCGGACGTTGGGCTATCACGCCCTCCCACGCGGtaaggcgtgtggctatcacgcccgaccagacAGTGAGACGTGACAGCCACACGTCCGCGTgtcgagagagcaaaaaaaatatctTTTTCCCACCCTTAActcatgaaagggcattttcatcctttcacggggataggggtgggaatttggggctgggtttaacaacaccctattATTATCATGAATAATTAAAAATCGGAAAGTATTTTCCATAATCAAATGCAGTTGATGTCTCACTCTCCTTAAGAGAGGTTAGGGATTGGATACTCATCTCTCGCATGATCTACCAGTTTATCTAGTACTTAAACATTCTTTGGGCTTTTAGGGAACAAGGATTAATCTAGATGTGTATAAACataaaatgaatagtttaaacttaaaataATAAATCGTAACGTTGTAAAAAATAATAGATGCTAATCGAGAAGACATGACCCTCAAAGATTAATCAGAAATTAATTAGAGATTATTCATATTTGTAATTTTGCATGTTCttatttattaagaaacaaattaTGATATAAATGTATATACTATTTAGAActaataatataaaatcattTAATATAGACTTTAAAATATGCGAAcaatatttcaacaacaatatcattaaaacaacTAACATAAGTAAAAGATAATGTGTATAAGTAATATAATTCACGAAAATCTATGAAACTGGTAGATGTGATTAATCCTGAAATAAAAATGGATATAGAAATATATAATAGCAAAAAAATTGGAGTAACTGACATTAAGTGAAAGTATGTGAAGTTTATGAAACACTTAAACACGGTTTAGAAAGAGAGGAATCTGAGGTATTTATTAGCAGTTTAATATAGATTTCGTCTATATTGATGTTCGTTTTccagaatacaacaaaatacTTAAGCGAATTCTTACCGTGCGTAATTTGTTATCACCGagatagaaaagtataaagtaTGAACGAACAGAAAGTAGAATTATTTCAGAGAGAAGAAATCGAAGTTTCGTTTTTGTTGGTATATGTAATTTGACAATTCAAATCTATATAAATAGATCTCGAATTGACATGATTGTTGATGAACGGAGATGATTATTCACGAAGGCAGGTATTTGTTGGAATTTATACTTCCTGTTTACCGAGAGGAAATTTCTCCATAACCCATCTTTGCTTTTAAGACAATATACATAAtaatcataccagcactaattcACAGGACACAATCAAAACTCCGAAGTTAAAACGTACTCAAGCgagaataatattaaaatggatgACCTCTTGGAAAGTCGTCGCATCCCAgaacttttttatttcaaaaaaaagtaTACATAGTAATATTTTGTACTATCATCAATCAACATATTACCTCATCTAATTGGAATACATTTAAGTTATAATCAATTTAGAATAAAGTGATACCTTTTAAATTAAGGGAAAAAATGGTATTATTATTTACCGCTtttaaattacttatcaccgtccTTATTtagacaattttacccttttataaaaaaaaatcaaaactgaaaaatttaagtttaaaaaaaacacgaaattTGGCCTAGGCGGGTGTCGGATCCGTCCAACCAATCGGTTGGGCGGATCTAGCACCCACCCAACCAATGGCTTGGGCGGATCCAGCACCCACCCAACCAATGTACTGGTGGGTGCTGGATCCACCCAACCCATTGTTCTATTTTTAGCTATGAAAAACGATAAATTGGTCTATTATTTGTGATGAAAATGCAAAAGTTTTCActttttgtgacgaaaatttTTATTGTTTACAACTCATAATCATTCATTTTTGGGGTTTaggtaattatttttataatttcaattattattgtttgggtttgtgattttggaagagaatttttagtttttaattaaaattatgagaAGAATGGGGTGGTATTTAGCATTTCACAGAAAAAATCCAACTTAGCTGCATCTTTCATCTCTGTTTCTCTGTACTCAAGAACtagtagttttttttattttttctgttaccgctttttctctctctctcttcaaaggAGCTAACAGAATTAGAAGTAAAAGAATAGCCCTAACTGATATCTTTGTTATAAAACTGACAAGATCCTTCATGGAAGTATTGTTGCTTCCTTAAATTGCCATACCTTTGATGGATCCAGAATTCAGGGATGTTTGGGGCGCTATCTGGTGATCTGCAGGTCTCAATTGATATTTTTTGGTGCTTTTTGCATACTCAACTTTTACGGAATTTCTTTAAGTCTGTTTGATGTGTCCGTTCTAATCTCTTATGATGTTTTTGTTGATCATTTGTATGAAGGCTAGTTATCGTATAACTGGTACAAGGATGGGAAATAAATCACAACAGTGAAGGATGAGAATGGTTATCCTTGCTTTTCGTTGGTTAATAAAGCTAGTGGTCAAGCCGTGACGCATTCCATTGGAGCCACTCACCCTGTAAGACATCTATCAGATCACTTACTTGCTAGAAATTCATTCTACAACTGTTAAAAGTTCAAAATTTAAATcttgtaaatcaaaatatttgaaATAGTGTTCTTTTCAGTTGCAACTGATCAGAAAGAGTAATAGACAATTTGACCTTTCTGAGAACCTAGCATTGACATGAGAGGGTAATGTATAGCCTTGTTCCCATGGAACTTGTGGGTTTTAAATAACTTGTTGTAGAATAGAAAAGTGTGACAGTCGGGAGTGTAATCTCAGtgtaaatttctttttcttgaaaatatcatGGAAATAAACTAGGTTTATGTTCATGTTgttgactaatgaagatgctgTTAAACTCGCCCACATATTCAGCAGAGGTGAATTTTGTGGGGGTTCTTTTCATAATCATTGAGTTTCTCATAACCAAATTCTGTTAAGAATCAACTGAAGTGATGTTTTATTAACTCCCAGTATGCGAGGAAAATTTTCAGATTGTCTACTGACAAGGGGCGAAAGCACACAAGTCCATGGGTATATAGCCATTAGGCCTATTTTTCATTAACAAAGAATGAGCTCAGACTCTAGCAATGCAACTTGATAAATTTTCAGTTGATGCACTTATGTTGAATAACAGCTCTGTCCCAGCCTCTCAGGTGTGTACTTTATTTACACGTTTTATTTCTGATGTCCTGATTTCTTAAAGATCTTTACCTATATTGGTCAATATCTTGAGTACGTATAAGCTAGCTAACATGGATATTGACTTGATTTAGAATAGTAGAAAACAAGGTTGATTAAGGGAGTTTTGTTAGCATACATTACATCTGTTTACATAGGATTATTTCTCTATAAGTCAACATTGATGTGCTAGATTAGTGTGTAATTAGTTTGGGTAATCTGGGTAATTAGCTTTGTTAATCCTGATTCTGCATCTGCTATATATATTGCAGAATCTGTATTTGTTCTTGACATCTTTTTTCCCAGAAATAATAACAGAACCATTTTGTAAACTCTACAAGTTTGTCACTTAGTATGCTGGGATACAAAGCAATATGACACTGATTCCTTTGTGTGTGAACAAATGTCCCTTAATGATTGAGTAAAAAGCcattaagcttttttttttattattctcatCAAACTTGTAAAAGTAATCTTAATTAGGGATTGTAATTTAGTAAAACAGGGAACTGATTAATGCTTTCCTAAATCAtcaaggataaaaaaaaatgaacctTAAATAATTTTCTTGCTTATAGAATGTCAAGTAAGATCCAATGTCAACCCTTACGGATCGAAAGGGGCCAGGTGGCTTGAGCACCTATTAGTCGTAAGAGAACGCTGGAAATCCACGAAGCTGTGTACAAAGCTTCAACTTTTTCTGCAAAAGCAGGCAAAATATATCAACCCATAGATCACCAGAGAGCACCTTTATCAATGAATCTTGGACCCGTCAATGAATGTCAATTGTCAAGCTGTCAACATGGCAATTCTCATTTGGCAGTAAACAGTTGGAGTTCACTAACATTACATCTCTGCCAAAGGAGAATTGCACAGGTATTCTCTCAACTGTCATGCAGCCCCAAATTTTCAGAACTTGAAATGCTCCTTTATATGCATTCGCACATTGACATTGGATACACAATAAATAGTGAGATGATTTTCATGCATCACGAAATGAAATCAAAAGTAAGTTGATGTTCACATCTCATTGTTCAGAGCACAGTTAGTATTACAAATTTGACGTTTTATGAATCCACCTAACTGCCACCAACATCACCGTAGCTTTATTTTCAACCTCCAGCAATTGCAGCAGCAAGCTTGAAAggaaattaaaaaacaaacgcaaaaatcatgaaaattttattttatcttgtTTTATGCATTGAAATAATAgttaaaagaaaaagtaaagtTGAAAGATATCAGGTGTTagtaattttacaaaattaattttttctttaattttgatgaattttctaattttgttttatttactaGAGAAACAATTTATACTCACAAAGATATTGAGGAGCAGAATCTAAGAGCCGGCCAAGAGATTCAGTTATAGATGAGCTGTGGTATTCAATTCTGTCGCGTTTGAGGAAGTCGAAAATAAGCCTAATGATGGTGTAAGACACGTGAACAAAAAAGGTTAATCCAATGACACAAGTGGCAATGGCAAGCCCCTTTGAATGTGCTAAAACAGCATAAGTTCCTGTAACAAATGCAAATACCATCGCTCCCATTGCTAGCACTACGAACCAAAACGCTGATCTTATTAACCAGTAGTATCGCTCTTTATAACCTAACATTACCATTAGGAAATGTATAAACACGGATGAAGTAGACAACACCATGGCTATTGCATCTGTTAAAACAAAAGCTTTAAAAGCTAGATTTCTGCTTAAGATAGGAGTGCCCTCCAGCTTTGAATTGTTTTCATCGCTTTTGTAACCACCTGGTAAGGTAAATGCAGCTGCAAATGTTACTGTTGCTACAAGTGCTGCAACCACCAGATGCGAGTCTTTGGCATTTTCCAATTTAGGAATTACTTGTTCTTCTCTCTCCTTTTTCACTTCTTTCCAATGTTTTCCCACTTCAATTTTTTCCCCTAATGGACCTCTACCAAGTTCTTTCATCCATTCAAGGATTTGTTTCTGCACTTTAGTGAAACACATGCTATTCAGTTTAgggattgaaaaaaaaaaatagaacttCAAGTGTAGTTTTAATTTTGTTAAGAAATGCTGACCTTGTCTCTGTAGGTCTCTCGTGGTGAACGCATGGAGCTTATCTGATAAAAAATTTGAGGAGGAAAGCCTGATTTGTCACTATAAATCCAAGACAAAAGGGGTGTGTTCCGGCGAGATACCATAAGTAGATGTAATGGTGTGAACCCTCTGATATCTTGCCCAATTATAAGGTACTTGAGTGCTGGATgttttaaaattgcttttacTGCTTCTTCAGATTTGCTTATCACTGCATAGTGAAGAACGTTCCAACCTCGAACATCACTGATTTCACAGCATTCTGGGCATCTATCAATTATTTCTTTCATTACGCCTACTTGGCCTCTACCAGATGCAATGTGAAGTGCTGTTCGCTTCCTATCTTTGTCGGTAGCATAAGCAGAGTGTTCATCTTTTTCTAGTATTTTTCTTGCAGCCAGTACATTATCTACATACGCAGCACAATGAAGTGGAGTCCACCCACCTTCATCTGCTGTGTTCACAAAGCCACCCAGTTTGCTCAACATCAAATCATACAAACCTACAGGTAATCCTCAAAACATAACAATTGTAAATGCCTTAATGAGGAAAATCAGAAAAGAAAAGGCAAAAAACTTAGTCTATTTGGTTCTGCCGTTCATATAGAGTTGTTGCTAACTGTTTATCCTTGGTAGATAATAGAAGTAGTTGTTTTTACTTCTGTTTCTCAATACTTAGGAGAATGAAAAGCAAAAATGAGCTGCATAAAGGAGAATGAAACGGTCACTTACTATCGTTTCGAAAGTAGACAATGACAGCAGCATGGAGAGCCGTTTTACCCCTCGGACCACTGTATGATGGCGGTTGGAACTTTTTCAAGATTGCAACGGTGATCTTCACACAGGGAAGACGGGCAGCTAGGTAAAGTGGAGTTTCTCCAGATAAATTGGCTGTGTAAGCAAAACTAGGATCTTCATGT encodes:
- the LOC136219619 gene encoding ankyrin repeat-containing protein NPR4-like isoform X2, whose translation is MSTSSSADGRPMDTSLYKAATMGNFEVFKNSPHPLGRSRILHIHLNSPSKRSTNFVQQALRQCPDLLWQVDNGGDIPLHIAAKYGHLEIVLSLIKEAKKSIHRDLETGEEEAASTRRMLRKTNKQKETALHLAIRGGCLDVVQEILKHEDPSFAYTANLSGETPLYLAARLPCVKITVAILKKFQPPSYSGPRGKTALHAAVIVYFRNDSLYDLMLSKLGGFVNTADEGGWTPLHCAAYVDNVLAARKILEKDEHSAYATDKDRKRTALHIASGRGQVGVMKEIIDRCPECCEISDVRGWNVLHYAVISKSEEAVKAILKHPALKYLIIGQDIRGFTPLHLLMVSRRNTPLLSWIYSDKSGFPPQIFYQISSMRSPRETYRDKKQILEWMKELGRGPLGEKIEVGKHWKEVKKEREEQVIPKLENAKDSHLVVAALVATVTFAAAFTLPGGYKSDENNSKLEGTPILSRNLAFKAFVLTDAIAMVLSTSSVFIHFLMVMLGYKERYYWLIRSAFWFVVLAMGAMVFAFVTGTYAVLAHSKGLAIATCVIGLTFFVHVSYTIIRLIFDFLKRDRIEYHSSSITESLGRLLDSAPQYL
- the LOC136219619 gene encoding ankyrin repeat-containing protein NPR4-like isoform X1, whose product is MSTSSSADGRPMDTSLYKAATMGNFEVFKNSPHPLGRSRILHIHLNSPSKRSTNFVQQALRQCPDLLWQVDNGGDIPLHIAAKYGHLEIVLSLIKEAKKSIHRDLETGEEEAASTRRMLRKTNKQKETALHLAIRGGCLDVVQEILKHEDPSFAYTANLSGETPLYLAARLPCVKITVAILKKFQPPSYSGPRGKTALHAAVIVYFRNDSLYDLMLSKLGGFVNTADEGGWTPLHCAAYVDNVLAARKILEKDEHSAYATDKDRKRTALHIASGRGQVGVMKEIIDRCPECCEISDVRGWNVLHYAVISKSEEAVKAILKHPALKYLIIGQDIRGFTPLHLLMVSRRNTPLLSWIYSDKSGFPPQIFYQISSMRSPRETYRDKKQILEWMKELGRGPLGEKIEVGKHWKEVKKEREEQVIPKLENAKDSHLVVAALVATVTFAAAFTLPGGYKSDENNSKLEGTPILSRNLAFKAFVLTDAIAMVLSTSSVFIHFLMVMLGYKERYYWLIRSAFWFVVLAMGAMVFAFVTGTYAVLAHSKGLAIATCVIGLTFFVHVSYTIIRLIFDFLKRDRIEYHSSSITESLGRLLDSAPQYLSCCCNCWRLKIKLR